The DNA window ACCAATAGCAGGTCCGAAAATAAACCCTAAGCCGATCGACATGCCAAGAAAGCCCATATATTTATTACGATCTTCATTTGAAGTGATATCTGCTACGTATCCGGTTACAGCAGTGTAGAGTGCACCTGAAAATAAACCACCAACGATACGTGAAAAATACAGTAGCATTAGATTATCAAGAAACAACGAAAATAAGAAAAAACTTAAACTAAACCCTGCTAGTCCAACGAGAATTAGCTTTTTTCGCCCTGTACGGTCTGAGAGTTTTCCCCATAACGGTGCAGTGAAAAAAGAAGACAACGCGTAAATGGTAATCAAGCCACCTACATGAATTTCGGAAAATCCTTGTTGTACGATGACTTCCGGTAAAATCGGTATAATAATGCCGAATCCTAAGTACACAAAAAATTGCACGGACATCAGCAGCAAAATGGTTTTTTTCATAATAAAGAATTCCTACTTTCTGAAAAGAATATGCCCTCATTTTACCTTTGTTTCTTATGTAGAACAATGACCAGAAAAAAAGAAGGCCAATAAGGGCCTTCTTTTTAGCGATCTGTTTATTTATTCAATTTAACACGTTGCAAACGTAACGCGTTCATAACAACCGATACGGAACTGAATGCCATAGCGGCACCTGCAAGCCAAGGAGCTAAAAGACCAACCGCCGCAATCGGAATACCGATCGTGTTATAGGCGAGTGCCCAGAACAAGTTTTGTTTAATATTTCGAACGGTTAGTCGACTCATTTGAACTGCATCAACGACTCTCATTAAGTCGCCTTGCATTAACGTGATATCAGCGGCTTCCATCGCAATCGCCGTTCCTGTACCCATCGCCATGCCGACATCTGCACTAGCTAAAGCTGGAGCATCGTTCAAGCCGTCTCCAGCCATGGCAACATGTTTGCCTTGTTGTTGAAGCTTCACCACAACATCTGCTTTTTCTGCAGGTAAAACACCCGCAAATACTTCGTCGATGCCAACTTGTTTAGCAATCGCCATCGCCGTCTGTTCTTGATCTCCTGTTAACATGACCACGTGCAATCCCATATCTTTCATTTCTTGAATGGCTCTTTTCGCAGTTTCTTTCACAGTATCAGCAACAGCAACAAGTCCGCTGTAACGGCCGTCCACAGCTATAAACATAACCGTTTTGCCGTCTTGTTCCAAAACGCTCGCTTGTTCTTCGTCAATGACAAGGCCATCCATCAAACGACGGTTGCCCATTACAACTTGGTGATTGTCTACTGTGGCACGAATTCCGTGACCTGGAACAGCTTCGAAAAGACTGACTGCTAAATTTTTTCTACCATAATCAGAGATAGCTTGCGCCACAGGGTGCTCAGATTGACTTTCAGCACTTGCCGCTATATTTTTTAGTTCTTCCAAATCGATTCCATCAACTGCGATAAAATCAGTAACAACAGGTCGACCGTTGGTGATGGTGCCTGTTTTATCCAAAACAATGGTATCAATATGTTTTGTGTTTTCTAGCGATTCTGCTGTTTTAAATAACACACCTTGCTCAGCAGCACGTCCTGATCCCGCCATAATTGAAGTTGGTGTAGCAAGTCCAAGTGCACACGGACAAGCGATTACGAGAACTGCAATTGTACTTTCGAGAGCAGCTGGGAAGTTTCCAGGTGATACAACAAAGTACCAAAGGATAAACGTGACTACCGCAATACCGACGACGACTGGAACAAATACACTGGAAATTTGATCAGCAAGTCGTTGAATCGGCGCTTTTGATCCTTGTGCTTGTTCAACAACGCGAATGATGTTGGATAAAACGGTATCTTTACCGATTTTATCCGCGCGTACATGAAGTGAACCGTTAGAATTGACGGTCGCTGCAAAAACGGCGTCGCCTGCTTCTTTATCAACCGGTAAACTTTCACCAGTTAGCATCGATTCATCCACTGCTGAATTACCTGAAAGAACAGCAGCGTCTACTGGAATAGATGCGCCAGGCTTAATCAATAGAATATCGCCGGTTTTGACTTCTGAAATGGGCAAACTGACAAATTCATCTCCGCGCTCAACGAGTGCATGTTGCGGTTGCAGTTTCATTAGCTTTTTGATGGCGTCAGAAGAACGGCCTTTTGCGCGTGCTTCAAACACTTTCCCTAATATAATTAACGTGATCAATACTGCACTTGTTTCAAAATACAAGCCCATCGTATGTCCTGTATTCCAATTAGAAAGAACCAAGTAAACACTATAGAAATAGGCAGCTGAAGTTCCGAGTGCGACCAAAACATCCATGTTCGCGGATTTGTTTTTTAAAGCAAAATAAGCACCTTTATAAAATGAAGCCCCAATAATAAATTGAACAGGTGTTGCTAATGCCCATTGAACAAGTGGATTCATCAAAATTTCAGGCACATACATCCACGACGTGAACGAAAAATGACTAAACATCGTCCAAAGAAGCGGGAGCGAAAGTGCTGCAGAAATCCAGAAAAGACGTGTTTTCTTTTTGATTTCTTGCTGCTTGTGGTCGGTTGCGTCTTCGCTTTCTTGTTCTAGTATCGCATCGTAACCAAGCGATTGAATACGTTTAACAAAGTCTTCAGGTGTAACGGTTCCAGGATTATATGAAACATGTCCAGTTTCCATTGCCAAATTCACATTGGCTAGTTGAACACCCTCCATTTTGTTTAATACTTTCTCAATGCGTGCAGAGCAATTGGCGCAAGTCATGCCTTGAATTGTGAAATCGATTTCTTCTTGTTGCACGCCATAGCCTAATTGTTCGATTTTATTTTGTACTTCAGTCATTGATGCTTGATCGCTATCATAAACAACGTTGGCTTTTTCTGTTGCAAAATTAACGGTCGCTTCTGAAACACCTGGTAATTTTTGAAGGCCTTTTTCGACACGATTTGCACAGGCTGCACAAGTCATGCCGGTAATGGCTACTTCTGTTTGTTTTGTGCTCATTGTGAGTCCCACCTTTTTTAATAATGCATACCTATAGGGGGTATGATGTTGTGAAAAAAATAACCGCGTTTCCGCAGTTATTCACTTAAAGTCGCTACATCGTATCCTTGATCTTCAATTGCCTCAGCAATTTGACCAACATCCACTGCAGAACCGTCATATGCTACATCAACAGAGTTATTTTCTAAAGAAACTTCTACTTTTTCGACTCCTGGTAACGCCATAACGCTTTCTTCGACAGACTTCACACAATGTTGGCAAGACATACCACTTACTTGTAAGTTAATTTGTTCTTTCATTTGAAATTCCTCCTCATTATTTGCGCATCATTTTTTGAATAGTAACCAATAGTTCATCTAAAACTTCTTCTTCACCATTTTCAAGGCGGTCTTTAACACAGCCTTTTAAATGACCTTCTAGCAAAACTTTTGTTACGCTGTTTAAAGCAGACTGAGTCGCCGCTAGTTGTGTGATAATGTCATCGCAATAAACGTCCTTTTCTACCATACCTTTAATGCCACGGATTTGACCTTCGACACGACTGAGTCGATTAGTTAAATCTCTTTTCACAGAGAGAGGATGGTGGCTTTTACGGCAACTAGTATCCAATGCTAAGGTTTCTTCGATTAATTCGCTCATCTGAAGATTCTCCCCTCATATTTCTCACTATAATATACCTCTATAGGGTATGCAAATCAATTGATTTACCTTTTCTTCACAATTGTCATCAAAATGATAAGTTTAAAATCCTGAAATGATGGTATTATATACATAGACATAAAAAAGTCAATAATTTATACATTTTAACTGCAACACAGTAAAGTGAATTGCGTTTATATAAGTAACGAATAATATAAAGAGGTGATCTGGATGGCGAAAAACGTAGATGTTCGCAACATTGTTTCAAATTTATCGAAACTTGGAATCCAAGCAAAAATCACAAAATCTCGTGTGGAATTAATAAAAGCGCTAGCGTTACCACAACCGATTCAAGCGCAGTCACAACAATAAAAAGCTCTGGCGCAATTCGCCAGAGCTTTTTATTTTTTGTTTTTATCGAACATATACGTTTTATGATGGAATTTCATACTAAAAACAATTCCAAGTGCGAGCATATTCCCGATTAACGAACTACCGCCGTAACTAATGAACGGTAACGGTATTCCGGTGATCGGCAATAATTGAATGGTCATGCCGATATTTTGGAATACATGGAAAGTGACCATCGCGATAATCCCTGCGCATACATACGTACTAAACGTATCTTTAAATTGCAGCGTGATTTTCGTCAAATGGTAAATTAACATGAAAAACAAAATGATTACAGCGCTAGCGCCGATAAACCCAAAGTCTTCTGAAATAACAGTGAAGATAAAGTCGGTATGGTTTTCTGGTACATAAACTTGTCGTCCTTGATAGCCTTTACCAAAAACTTCTCCAGAACCAATTGCATTCATGGCGGCAATCAAGTTATACCCACCAGATTCTGCATAAGAATAAGGATCTAGCCATGTGTAAATACGTTCAAACATATAAGGTTTTAATCCGAAAGCGCTAGATAAAAAGTCTTGTGCATTAATAGTCATCCATAGCAAAATTGCCCCGACGATAGCAACGCCGCCAAAACTAGGTGCGATAATCTTCCAAGAGATCCCTGAAACGACTACCACTGCTAACGTAATTGCGATAAAAACAAGTGCAGTTCCTAAGTCAGGTTGCAAAAGGATAAAGCCGAGAGGAAGAGCTAAACACAAACCGATTTTACCGAGTAAATAAAAGTCGGATTTCAGTGATTTGATTAAATGCTGTTCATGATGCGAGGAAATCATTTTAGCTAATGCGAGTATATAAAAGGTTTTCATAAATTCAGCCGGCTGAATATTGACAAATGGTGTGTGAAACCAGGCTTTTGCACCGTTCACGGGAGCGGCTATTTGTCCAACTCCATCAGGCGAAATCATTAATAGAATGAGCAAAAGAATTCCGAAACCATATAGATAATAGGCCATCTTTTTGTATTGTTCAGGATCAAAATACATAAGAACGGCAATCATCATGACAGAAATGATATAAAATAAGGCTTGCCGTGGAACAAAATTCGTTAAATACTGACCGGAAGTTTGGGCAGAAGAAATAGCTACCAAACTGACGATAAAAAACAGAAATAAGATGAAAGCTAGCGACCAATCAATGCGGTCGGTAAAGCTTTTATTAGTTTGCATGTGATTCCACCTGTACTTTTTATTATTATGAGTCGAAAACTATTATAACGTATATAACTGTAATATGCGCATGACAAAAGTAATGACGCTTTTGGAGTACGGATGTTTCATATTTCTTCTATTTGGTCGTATAATAGAAAATGGAATGGAGTGGGGGAAATGGAAAGAAAACCGTTGCACACTGATGCATACATACAGCATTTATATATATATTTAAACGAGTCTGATCAATTTGCTTTATTTAGTGGCCTGACCTTTGCTCATTTTTTGGATGCTATGAAATTGCCTAAAAATCTTTTGTTATTAAAACACCCATATGAAGAGGCCTCTTTTAATATGCATACCCATATGGAGTTTGCGACACAAGAGGATTTTAGTCAGTTGAGAAAAGCGCGTGCAAATAAAAAAAGTGAATTTTGTTGGATCGATTTCAAAAGCGAAAAGCAATTAAACTCCCTGACGCCCCAGGAACAAGCGGAATTGCTTTACATTGGTCATAAAAAAGAACCGGTAAAGACGCCGTTTTTTTCGACTCTTCAAAATGAATTTGTCTATTTATCAAGTGAAGAAGAAGAAACGACAAAAATATACTTCCGCAAATTAGAACGATTAAATGAGTTAGTTGGAAATTACTTTACGTATTTAATTCGGAGAGAAGGAAATGGTCAAAATTTCTGGAGACGGAAATCTAAGGACTTAATCCCGGAACTGCCTACTGAAATTCTTCAATCATTAAAAAAGAATTACCGTGAAGGCGTACTCATATCATTGGCTGATCCTGAAAAAACAAAAAATACAATTGAACTGCATATTCGCTCAGTAGAAGAAATTTCTTTTTTAGATGAATTCTGGTCTGATATAGAAGAGTATACAAAACAAGGCGTTTCTCGCAAGATTGTCTACGATAAAAAACTAAAAGTATGGAAATGATACCTTTAAGCGGGTATCATTTTTTTCGGACTGATACTAAAGAGCAGTTAGTCTATAGGAAAGAAGGGATTACATGGCATGGATTCTTCTTGTGATTGCAGGGCTGACTGAGATTGTGTGGGCAATCGGCTTAAAGTTTGCTAATGGATTTACAAATTTCGTTCCTTCTCTTGTAACAATCATTTTTATTATCGTTAGCTTTATGTTGTTTGCTGCTGCGATGAAGACGATTCCAATTGGCACAGCCTATGCAGTATTTACGGGTATTGGAGCTGCAGGAACAGCGGTTCTAGGAATCATATTATTTAATGAAAATGCAAGTTTTGAAAAACTTTTCTTTTTATGTTTATTACTATTCGGCATTATTGGCTTAAAAGTATTAGATGGAAAAAGATCTGCTGATAAGGAAGTGCAGTCATGATGGCATGGTTGATCTTGATTGTTGCTGGAATATTCGAAGTAGTCTTTGTCACGACAATGAAATTATCAGAAGGATTTAAAATAAAGCGTTATACGGTTTTAACGGTTGTATCTGGCGCGCTCAGTTTTTACTTGTTATCGCTTGCACTAACCACGATTGCATTGGGAACAGGCTACGCTGTTTGGACGGGGATTGGAGCAGCAGGAAGCGTCTTGGTGGGGATGATTTTCTTTAACGAGAGTAGGCAAATAGCCAAGTTGTTTTTCTTGTCTTGCATTATTATTGGAGTAGCAGGACTGAAAATATTCGGCGGATGACATTAAAAAATTATTAGTCATTGCAGGTTCGTGATAAACTAAGCAATAAGGATAATGAAATGAGGTTTCTTAAATGAAAAAAAAGATTGGTTTATTATATGGAGGCAAATCAGCAGAACATGAAGTTTCTCTGTCCACAGCCCTAGCTGTGACGAAGGCAATTGATTTTGATGCATACGAAATTTATCCAATTTACATCACGCAAGAGGGTGAGTGGAGAAAAGGTCAGCGTCTTGAAGAATCAGCAAAAACAATTGAACAACTTCAAATTTTAGAAGGATCTGGAAAACCGAATGATATTTCTAGCTTTCTTCCTACACAGGCGAGTGAAGAGTTAGACGTTATCATCCCGTTACTTCACGGACCAAATGGAGAAGATGGTACGGTACAAGGTCTTCTAGAAGTTATGAACATTCCGTATGTAGGAAATGGTGTATTAGCATCTTCGGCAGGAATGGACAAAGTGGTGATGAAGCAATTGTTCGAACAAGCAGGTTTAGAACAAACGCCATATGTGTATTTTATAAGAAGAGACTGGGATAAAAATCAAGGTTTCTGGTTGGATAAAGTTGAAGCAGAACTTGCTTGGCCAGTCTTTGTCAAACCTGCCAATCTAGGGTCGAGTGTTGGTATTAGTAAAGCAGAGGGTCGAGAAGAATTGGTTGCTGCTGTACAAGAAGCGTTAAAATTTGATCGTAAAATTGTCATCGAACAAGGTGTAGTCGCGCGTGAAATCGAAGTGGGAGTTCTTGGGAATGATGAGCCTGCATGTTCAGTAGCTGGAGAAATCAAACCATTAAAAGCATTTTATGATTATCAAGCGAAATACAAAGATGGCAATACAGCAATGATTATTCCGGCCGAACTAGATAAAGCGGTTTACGCAAAATTAGAAGTAGATGCTAAAAAGGCGTTTAAAATCTTGGATTGTTCAGGACTTGTTCGAGCAGATTTTTTTGTTACAGCAAACAATGAAATCCTCATTAACGAAGTAAACACATTACCAGGATTCACACCTTTTAGTATGTTTCCGTTATTGTGGGAGCACACAGGAGTGCCTTACCCAGAACTAATTGAACGACTTATAACGTTAGCGATCGAGAGACATGAAGAAAAACAATTACTGCAAGTTAAAATAGATTGAGTGGAGAAGCCAAATGAAAAAAAAGATTGAACAAGTAGCCAAATGGCTGGATATCAAAACGAATTTAAAAGACATTGACATCACGGGAGTCTCAATCAACACGAGAACGCTCAAGCCAGGTGATTTGTTTATCCCTTTTCGTGGTGAAAAAGTGAACGGACACAAATATGTCCGCTCGGCAATTGAGCTAGGTGCAACTGCCTCTTTATGGCAACGCGATGAACCTGGTGCGCCGGAAGATTTACCATTACTTTTTGTAGATGATTGCGAAGTAGCGTTGCAAGAGATGGCTCGCTCTTACCGCGATGAATTGTCGGCAATGGTTATTGGAATCACGGGGTCTAATGGGAAGACCTCTACAAAAGACTTAGTGGCTAGTGTTTTGAAGCCTTATTTTAAAGTGCAAAAAACACCAGGTAATTTTAATAACCAATTGGGTCTTCCTTTGACGATTCTGTCTTTAGAAGAAGATACGAAAGTTGCTGTATTGGAAATGGGCATGAGCGGCAGAGGGCAGATTGAATTTTTATCTGAACTAGCTCGTCCAGATTATGCAATTATTACGAATATCGGAGAAGCGCATTTGCAGGATCTAGGTTCACGCGAAGCAATTGCTGAAGCGAAATTTGAAATTACTGCAGGTCTTCAACAGCATGGCAAACTTTTTTATGATGGTGACGAACCATTATTACAGCCATTTATGGAAACTTTTCCGCAAGGTGTGTCTTTTGGATTTGATGACAACAACGAATTAACCGTAACGGACATTAAAGCTACTGAAAGTGGAAGCAGCTTTATGGTGAGTGGCATTATAGATGCTGCATTTACGATTCCTGTATTAGGTGAACACCAAGTAAAAAATACATTAGCTGCTATATTGGTAGCTCTTGAAGCAGGATTGTCAGAAGAGCAAATACGGAAATCATTAAAAGAAGCAGCATTGACAGATATGCGTATGCAAATGATTCAATCAGATAATGGTGCGATTTTTATTAATGATGCGTATAATGCAGCTCCTTCATCGATGAATGCGGCGCTGAACTTTATTCGTGAAACAACGATGAAAGATAAGAAGTGGGTTGTATTAGGTGACATGCTCGAACTTGGAGACGATGAACAAAGCTATCATGAAGCTTTGAGCAAATACATTTCCGATAACTTGGTAGGAGTTTGCTTATATGGACCGCGTATGAAGTGGCTTTACGATAAATTGCAGCCGAGTTATGGTGGCACGTTGCTGTGGAGTGAATCAGATTATGGACCGATTATCGATGTCCTGAAAAAACAAACAAACAAAGACTCAGTCATCTTGGTAAAGGGTTCTCGTGGCATGGCATTGGAAAATATTATTGAACCTTTTGTTACGCAATAAAAGTCAGTAAGCATTAGTTAGTAGAAAGAAGGAACCGATTTGAAGACCGGTGTGCTATGTATTCATGGTTTTACAGGAGGTCCATTTGAAGTTGAACCATTTGCCGATTTTTTAATCGAGCAAACCGATTGGCTTGTAGAAATCCCAACACTTCCAGGGCATGGCGAAAAACTTGCATTAAAAAGTATT is part of the Planococcus sp. PAMC 21323 genome and encodes:
- a CDS encoding FtsW/RodA/SpoVE family cell cycle protein codes for the protein MQTNKSFTDRIDWSLAFILFLFFIVSLVAISSAQTSGQYLTNFVPRQALFYIISVMMIAVLMYFDPEQYKKMAYYLYGFGILLLILLMISPDGVGQIAAPVNGAKAWFHTPFVNIQPAEFMKTFYILALAKMISSHHEQHLIKSLKSDFYLLGKIGLCLALPLGFILLQPDLGTALVFIAITLAVVVVSGISWKIIAPSFGGVAIVGAILLWMTINAQDFLSSAFGLKPYMFERIYTWLDPYSYAESGGYNLIAAMNAIGSGEVFGKGYQGRQVYVPENHTDFIFTVISEDFGFIGASAVIILFFMLIYHLTKITLQFKDTFSTYVCAGIIAMVTFHVFQNIGMTIQLLPITGIPLPFISYGGSSLIGNMLALGIVFSMKFHHKTYMFDKNKK
- a CDS encoding Lmo0850 family protein; this translates as MAKNVDVRNIVSNLSKLGIQAKITKSRVELIKALALPQPIQAQSQQ
- a CDS encoding heavy metal translocating P-type ATPase, whose amino-acid sequence is MSTKQTEVAITGMTCAACANRVEKGLQKLPGVSEATVNFATEKANVVYDSDQASMTEVQNKIEQLGYGVQQEEIDFTIQGMTCANCSARIEKVLNKMEGVQLANVNLAMETGHVSYNPGTVTPEDFVKRIQSLGYDAILEQESEDATDHKQQEIKKKTRLFWISAALSLPLLWTMFSHFSFTSWMYVPEILMNPLVQWALATPVQFIIGASFYKGAYFALKNKSANMDVLVALGTSAAYFYSVYLVLSNWNTGHTMGLYFETSAVLITLIILGKVFEARAKGRSSDAIKKLMKLQPQHALVERGDEFVSLPISEVKTGDILLIKPGASIPVDAAVLSGNSAVDESMLTGESLPVDKEAGDAVFAATVNSNGSLHVRADKIGKDTVLSNIIRVVEQAQGSKAPIQRLADQISSVFVPVVVGIAVVTFILWYFVVSPGNFPAALESTIAVLVIACPCALGLATPTSIMAGSGRAAEQGVLFKTAESLENTKHIDTIVLDKTGTITNGRPVVTDFIAVDGIDLEELKNIAASAESQSEHPVAQAISDYGRKNLAVSLFEAVPGHGIRATVDNHQVVMGNRRLMDGLVIDEEQASVLEQDGKTVMFIAVDGRYSGLVAVADTVKETAKRAIQEMKDMGLHVVMLTGDQEQTAMAIAKQVGIDEVFAGVLPAEKADVVVKLQQQGKHVAMAGDGLNDAPALASADVGMAMGTGTAIAMEAADITLMQGDLMRVVDAVQMSRLTVRNIKQNLFWALAYNTIGIPIAAVGLLAPWLAGAAMAFSSVSVVMNALRLQRVKLNK
- the sugE gene encoding quaternary ammonium compound efflux SMR transporter SugE codes for the protein MAWILLVIAGLTEIVWAIGLKFANGFTNFVPSLVTIIFIIVSFMLFAAAMKTIPIGTAYAVFTGIGAAGTAVLGIILFNENASFEKLFFLCLLLFGIIGLKVLDGKRSADKEVQS
- a CDS encoding D-alanine--D-alanine ligase → MKKKIGLLYGGKSAEHEVSLSTALAVTKAIDFDAYEIYPIYITQEGEWRKGQRLEESAKTIEQLQILEGSGKPNDISSFLPTQASEELDVIIPLLHGPNGEDGTVQGLLEVMNIPYVGNGVLASSAGMDKVVMKQLFEQAGLEQTPYVYFIRRDWDKNQGFWLDKVEAELAWPVFVKPANLGSSVGISKAEGREELVAAVQEALKFDRKIVIEQGVVAREIEVGVLGNDEPACSVAGEIKPLKAFYDYQAKYKDGNTAMIIPAELDKAVYAKLEVDAKKAFKILDCSGLVRADFFVTANNEILINEVNTLPGFTPFSMFPLLWEHTGVPYPELIERLITLAIERHEEKQLLQVKID
- a CDS encoding metal-sensitive transcriptional regulator, which encodes MSELIEETLALDTSCRKSHHPLSVKRDLTNRLSRVEGQIRGIKGMVEKDVYCDDIITQLAATQSALNSVTKVLLEGHLKGCVKDRLENGEEEVLDELLVTIQKMMRK
- a CDS encoding UDP-N-acetylmuramoyl-tripeptide--D-alanyl-D-alanine ligase, with translation MKKKIEQVAKWLDIKTNLKDIDITGVSINTRTLKPGDLFIPFRGEKVNGHKYVRSAIELGATASLWQRDEPGAPEDLPLLFVDDCEVALQEMARSYRDELSAMVIGITGSNGKTSTKDLVASVLKPYFKVQKTPGNFNNQLGLPLTILSLEEDTKVAVLEMGMSGRGQIEFLSELARPDYAIITNIGEAHLQDLGSREAIAEAKFEITAGLQQHGKLFYDGDEPLLQPFMETFPQGVSFGFDDNNELTVTDIKATESGSSFMVSGIIDAAFTIPVLGEHQVKNTLAAILVALEAGLSEEQIRKSLKEAALTDMRMQMIQSDNGAIFINDAYNAAPSSMNAALNFIRETTMKDKKWVVLGDMLELGDDEQSYHEALSKYISDNLVGVCLYGPRMKWLYDKLQPSYGGTLLWSESDYGPIIDVLKKQTNKDSVILVKGSRGMALENIIEPFVTQ
- a CDS encoding DMT family transporter, producing MAWLILIVAGIFEVVFVTTMKLSEGFKIKRYTVLTVVSGALSFYLLSLALTTIALGTGYAVWTGIGAAGSVLVGMIFFNESRQIAKLFFLSCIIIGVAGLKIFGG
- the copZ gene encoding copper chaperone CopZ; amino-acid sequence: MKEQINLQVSGMSCQHCVKSVEESVMALPGVEKVEVSLENNSVDVAYDGSAVDVGQIAEAIEDQGYDVATLSE